ACATTTGATCGAGCCAAGATCAATGGTTAGGGGATAGGGGAGAAACAGGTTGTACTCACAGTCGAGATGTTTCTTCTTAGGGCCTATCATCTCCTCGGTGGTAGCTTTGCAGACGGACTTCGCTAGGCCCTGCCCGGCGATGCTGTGCCTGGCTGCCAGCAGCCTGTCGTTTATCGTCTGTCCCGCCATACTGTCGTCGGGGCCACCGCTGTCACGCTCGGTCTTCTATCCAAGCTCTCACACCGCTCGATCCGACGACCGGAGAAGCGTGATCGCTCCGAGGGGCTGTCCTCCGGGTTCGACGACAGCGTTGAACAACGTGTCTCACACACACAACGGTAGACGGACAGGAGAGGGACGGACACCACGGGCGCGCACACCACCGACCGTAACTGGCGAAACGCGAGCGCGACGAGCAATGtggagagaggaaaaaaaatacGTGTCGCCGGTCCCAATCCGGTTCCCTCTGATAGATCGGTTTTGTAATAACCGGTGGCTGCCCTCGAAATCGCGTTTCGAGAGAACCTCGTTCTCTCTCCCctacttcttttttttctctccctctgtgtgtgtgtgcggTGTGtgtctctcttcctttctttctttctctctcactcactctctctctctctcgctcgttcgAGAACGCGCGCGTTAACAGCTCAGCTGGGCGGACAGCTCTCGACTCTCACCGCGAACGACAGACGGTTCGCACGACCAACCAATATGGCGACCCGGACCTCCTACTCCCTCGCCGGACCGAACACTCCTGACAGCCAATCCTGGTTCTCTGTCCGTGAACACGGCCTACTGGCTTTGACGTCATACCGCGCTAGTCAAATCAGCATTCGCGAATATTACTTTCAAAGATATTCCTCGAAGATTCTTCGAGATTTTTTCCCGACCGGTTAGTTTCTTTTAACGTCGGATCGTTGTTTCCTtcgtaatttttttcaattattcggtTTCCCTTTTCCGTCGAACGGCGAACGTTGATTTCTTCGAGGAGCGGAGTTtcacgaatttttaattaacagagTAACGAATGGTCTTGCGAGGATTGCGAAtttcgagaaagagagaggagaatgAGAGTTTACGCTGAAAATATCGATCGAAGAGGGTGTCACCGTGCCTAGGTTTAAATCGATAATGGTGCCCTAATTTCTGCGCATGTATATTCCACGATGGTTACTCCATCTAGCGTACCACTTTACCAATGATCGAACACGCGACGGAATGGAATTTCGTGTTTTAATTCGCGTATTTCCTGCAACTGAATTGTCCGTTGGAAACATCCCAATTTCAAGGATTGGGACTCGTTCTTTTCGAATGTTCTTCGATTCGcgaatttagtaattaatttgtAACTAGCTTCGTGCCAGCCAATCAATGCATCCGAGAAATTAAGGAACATTTACATTTGTACAAGTGGCACGAACAATGTTCACGAAAACGAAACTCCGATGGTTTTTGAGAACCGATTTCTAATGTTCATGCGAATGACAGTTGCGTTCCGTAAAACCGTCAGAGTTTCGCCCCTATAGGAGTcctatatttctagtgacacgATACAAGTTTTGTCTACGTGATACCGATTTCTGTCCATGGTAGAAAAAGCGACAGCGATTAAGTAGTTTTTCTGTCAAAATGTGTATGTGCAAATATTCCTTTTCAAAACCATTTATCTCAACGaactatgaaaataagaaatattatcaaATGATTAAAAGATAAATgggaaaataacattttcttgtTCGTAAGACATGTAACCACATGCAATATAGTCATACGGATGTTTGAACTTTAAAACACTTTTCAATGAAAAGTGTCAAGACTGAACCTAACAAAaggattttattttctgtaatttttcagCCGTTAGCAGTGGAGTATCGTTCGCTCTGTCGTCGATCCTGACGGTCCTTGTATTCTCCGGAATGCAAATTTACAAATCTTTGCTAGCATCATCGCAAATGTATACCATATTAGGAGGATACATTGGATCATTACTGTTCATATGTGTATTAACTGCTATAGGGAACTTAGAGACTACAATATTTGGAAAATCTTTCCAACAGAAATTATTCCCAGAAGGTACGATCATTGCTACATATTGTTTTCACATTTACCAGTATACATGGACCAATtggataataaaatttctttcatttcacaGTTATGTTTGCACTAATTGTTAGTTTAATCGCATCAGGACTGGTGCATCGTGTTGCAATTACAACCTGTTTCTTATTTTCCATGGTTGCTCTTTATTACATAAACCGAATCTCCCAAGAGACATATTCCGTGCCAGTACCTGTACCGGTAGCAGTGCacacaaagaaaagaaaatagggAAAATTATTAACTTAATGCAACTTTTCTACCATACCATCACGCTCAAATAAGTCGGAAGAAATGAGTTTTGATACTGTCTCAAATTATCAACTATTACATGTAGTTCAATTACTTCGTTAATAAAGATTTTTGATCATTCTCCTCCATGTGACTAAATGAATACACTTGTTCCTTTTCTATCAGTATGCTTGTATCATGATAATTTTAGACAAGTAAgaaaagttaaatatatttatgtatataccaTGTAGAAATACATTATAACATTTTAGGATTTTGTTTCCTACTGTCTATGTGTTTTTCAGCTTCTTCCTTATCACTAAAATACTCGAATGCTTCGTCTGAATCAGTGACATTTAGTTGAGTGTTACCAGTTGGTTTCATATGATCATAAGGTTGGGACATAACTTGTTTATAAATCGTCATTGCCTgcaattattatgaatttttattataaaataatttctaaggAAGAATCTATACCTTATTACTTACTTGTGTTACCATGGAAGACACATCAGATACATTACTAGGTAATATTAAAGTATTGTTATGTTTTGCCAGTTTATTAAATGCTTTAACATACTGTTCAGCTATGCCAAGCGCAGCCGCATTCTTTGCGTCTGATAAAGTAAGAGCGCTTGCCACAAGTTTCAAGCTCTTTGCACGTGCTTCTGCCACAGTTACTAGAGCTTTTGCTGCACCGTCTGCTTTGTTTATTTCTTCCTGTTTCGTAGCCTCtataaaatgcaaattatataAGTTGACTGTATACTAACGCATAAAAACGGCAATGTTTACCCGATGCTAAAATTTGTGCCAAGCGTTTTCCTTCTGCAATATTTATATCTGCCTCTCTTTGACCCTCTGACTCCAGAATTGCAGCTCGCTTCTTACGTTCTGCTTCTACTTGCATTTGCATTGCTTCTTGTACTCTTTTCGGTAATCTTATATCACCTAATagaaaaaatggtaaaacatTACAACTTTATTtgagagaaataaaaatattattattttttagctCACGTATTTCATATCGAAGACAAGTAATGCCCCACACATTGCTTGctttattgatgctatcaacaATACAAACATTAAGACCTTCTCTCTCCATAAACACCTTGTCCAATGAAATTTTACCCAACTCAGACCTCATTGTAGTTTGAGCTAACTGAATTATAGCAAACTCTGGGTCCTCAACACCATAAGATGCTAAATATGGATCAActattcttaaatataatactcCATCGATATCTAATGTAACATTGTCTACAaacaagaattataaaattaatttgcgaTGTTCATTTTGAACATATAGTCCACAACATATACCTGAAGTCACTGCGGACTGTTGTGGAATTTCTATAGCTATTTCTTTGAGACATTGAACATACTTCACTTGATCAATTATTGGTATGAGTAGATTTAAACCTGGCTCCAAGATTTTATGAAACCTTCCCATTCTTTCGATGACCCATGCCTAAAACATGATTACGTATCTTAGAACATTGTTTGAGTGAACTTGTGGCATAAAACTCTTCTAAAAACTGCatacattgaattttctaataGAAAAGCAATTTAACTCGAtgcaatattgtttataaaagtAACGAACCTCTTGTTGCGGGACGAACATTATACCAATGTTCATAGGTCCAGAGGACTTATGTCTGACACATGAAGTAGTTGTTTGAGGAATAATATGCTCGAAAAGCGGAGACTGCTGCTGTATGgatgaaatgtttacaaaattacaaacataCGCATAATACGATAGATCACGGTTCATCGTATTTTAAAACGAATCGCTTACCTTGAAGGCTCCGATATTACGAGCTAACAATTTAAATCTGTTGTTCATTATGCATTTATATTGTCTTGATAACATTACACTGCAGGCGTGAGATTCTTTTGACGGGCAGAATAGGTTATGTTACATCAGTCCGTTTGAACCACAGTGAAAGACACGTTTTTTCATCTAAAGTATTCCTACCCTATATCCCTAGGGACATAATCATTTGCGCACTATATTTTGTACAACCCAAACAACACTACGTAGATTGCAGTAACTGCGCTcgattcaaaattataatagatGTTTAAGTAACTCTCCAATGCATCTTACGCATATTTTAAGTCGAAACAAAGAAACGTCGTCGAAAGGCAATGACAGTTTACAAGTAACCACGCgacagaataattaataattgataaaaatacaCGATAAACAAGCATTAAATACAGAATTcaaatatagtataaaattgCTACCTGGCgcattttcaaaataacaaaattccaaaatttctcGAATACGAATTCCATCGAACCGGTTAGACACATTTATTCCCGCTGACCGTTTCAGATCACCCAATTACGAATGCAAATACGCCAGAGAATAATTTAAAGTCGATTTCCTCGAGCACGGAGGCTTACGTAAACAAATTTCCTTGTTTATTCCAATTTGACAATTCCGTGAGTACATTCGATCCCCTATTTATCAAAGTATCGTTAAATTGGTTCATCCCCCGATGGAAATaacgatttgaatatttcaaaagatattcgataaatatttacagttgcattattaaattctataagaCAGGTTACATCA
The window above is part of the Nomia melanderi isolate GNS246 chromosome 2, iyNomMela1, whole genome shotgun sequence genome. Proteins encoded here:
- the Stoml2 gene encoding stomatin like 2 isoform X1; the encoded protein is MLSRQYKCIMNNRFKLLARNIGAFKQQSPLFEHIIPQTTTSCVRHKSSGPMNIGIMFVPQQEAWVIERMGRFHKILEPGLNLLIPIIDQVKYVQCLKEIAIEIPQQSAVTSDNVTLDIDGVLYLRIVDPYLASYGVEDPEFAIIQLAQTTMRSELGKISLDKVFMEREGLNVCIVDSINKASNVWGITCLRYEIRDIRLPKRVQEAMQMQVEAERKKRAAILESEGQREADINIAEGKRLAQILASEATKQEEINKADGAAKALVTVAEARAKSLKLVASALTLSDAKNAAALGIAEQYVKAFNKLAKHNNTLILPSNVSDVSSMVTQAMTIYKQVMSQPYDHMKPTGNTQLNVTDSDEAFEYFSDKEEAEKHIDSRKQNPKML
- the Stoml2 gene encoding stomatin like 2 isoform X2, which produces MLSRQYKCIMNNRFKLLARNIGAFKQSPLFEHIIPQTTTSCVRHKSSGPMNIGIMFVPQQEAWVIERMGRFHKILEPGLNLLIPIIDQVKYVQCLKEIAIEIPQQSAVTSDNVTLDIDGVLYLRIVDPYLASYGVEDPEFAIIQLAQTTMRSELGKISLDKVFMEREGLNVCIVDSINKASNVWGITCLRYEIRDIRLPKRVQEAMQMQVEAERKKRAAILESEGQREADINIAEGKRLAQILASEATKQEEINKADGAAKALVTVAEARAKSLKLVASALTLSDAKNAAALGIAEQYVKAFNKLAKHNNTLILPSNVSDVSSMVTQAMTIYKQVMSQPYDHMKPTGNTQLNVTDSDEAFEYFSDKEEAEKHIDSRKQNPKML
- the LOC116433053 gene encoding protein KRTCAP2 homolog codes for the protein MSVSSGVSFALSSILTVLVFSGMQIYKSLLASSQMYTILGGYIGSLLFICVLTAIGNLETTIFGKSFQQKLFPEVMFALIVSLIASGLVHRVAITTCFLFSMVALYYINRISQETYSVPVPVPVAVHTKKRK